One region of Hoeflea sp. 108 genomic DNA includes:
- a CDS encoding murein L,D-transpeptidase family protein encodes MGSIAVLAVLLSSCVSSVLEVDGNATQPVPAALKAEMSRKAMSPSAPILVRIFKQESELEVWKRDRNGKFALLKTYPMCRWSGKLGPKTRNGDRQAPEGFYHVSAGMLNPTSQYYLSFNLGYPNRLEAALGYTGEALMVHGACSSSGCYALTDQGVAEIYAVAREALGGGQGSFQVQAFPFRMTPENMAKNRSDPNFAFWTDLKQGYDIFQVTRRQPKVSYCGGRYVFDQEFDGGDPSDVLASCPPASNGADSVVAARTQADRVAMENLVSAGVALSAHSYADGGMHPSFRKLLERNGQADLAKRTSLTAVPISRPEAALADPHSPGD; translated from the coding sequence ATGGGTTCGATTGCCGTACTCGCCGTCCTTTTGAGCAGCTGCGTTTCCAGCGTTCTTGAGGTCGATGGCAATGCGACGCAGCCTGTTCCTGCCGCTCTCAAGGCCGAGATGTCACGAAAGGCTATGTCGCCGTCGGCACCTATTCTCGTTCGCATCTTCAAGCAGGAAAGCGAACTGGAAGTATGGAAACGCGACCGGAACGGCAAGTTCGCGCTGTTGAAGACCTATCCGATGTGCAGATGGTCGGGCAAGCTCGGGCCCAAGACCCGCAACGGCGACCGCCAGGCGCCGGAGGGCTTCTATCACGTGTCCGCGGGGATGTTGAATCCTACCTCGCAGTACTATCTTTCCTTCAATTTAGGCTATCCCAACAGGCTCGAAGCCGCGCTGGGCTATACAGGCGAAGCGCTGATGGTGCATGGCGCCTGCTCCTCGTCCGGATGTTATGCGCTTACCGACCAGGGTGTTGCCGAGATCTACGCAGTCGCGCGTGAGGCCCTGGGTGGAGGGCAAGGGTCCTTCCAGGTCCAAGCGTTCCCCTTTCGCATGACACCTGAAAACATGGCGAAGAACCGGTCCGATCCAAATTTTGCGTTCTGGACGGATCTCAAGCAGGGCTACGATATATTCCAGGTGACCCGTCGACAGCCGAAGGTCTCGTATTGCGGTGGGCGATATGTGTTCGATCAGGAGTTTGACGGAGGCGACCCGAGCGATGTTCTTGCCTCATGTCCGCCCGCATCAAATGGGGCAGATTCCGTGGTTGCGGCCAGGACGCAGGCCGATCGCGTCGCCATGGAGAACCTCGTGTCGGCTGGCGTTGCGCTTTCCGCCCACTCATATGCCGACGGCGGAATGCACCCGAGCTTTCGCAAGTTGCTCGAGCGCAATGGGCAGGCAGACCTGGCGAAGCGTACGTCCTTGACCGCTGTGCCGATCAGTCGCCCAGAAGCAGCCCTTGCCGATCCGCACTCGCCGGGAGATTGA
- a CDS encoding LysR family transcriptional regulator → MLYLSLRQLEYVVAVARAGSLTVAAQQVNVSQPALSVAITQVERHLQQKLFLRRKGVPVTLTAYGRLFLSDAETLLADAARLEDPKGLGRRRLERVVLGIFDDLAPSHLAPLLRLMREQFPEVEVRTRVVTFEVLAEALLAGDIDLALTYDLGLDSSFQRELIAQVSPQAWLRPDDPLAMIKEIKLVDIADRPLILSDQGLSIRHMVGLFRSLGLMPHVAHRAASVEVLRSLAANGEGVGISYTNPAGAISYDGKELVRLPIVDAEALEPIVLVHCGPQPEPLPDIRSAVRAAALVGTGRPDPGGSA, encoded by the coding sequence ATGCTATATCTGTCGCTTCGCCAACTGGAATACGTGGTGGCGGTCGCGCGTGCTGGCAGTCTCACCGTCGCTGCCCAGCAGGTGAACGTATCCCAGCCCGCACTTTCGGTCGCCATCACACAGGTCGAAAGGCATCTGCAACAGAAGCTGTTCCTGCGTCGGAAAGGTGTGCCTGTCACACTCACGGCCTACGGGCGGCTGTTCCTGTCGGATGCGGAAACCCTGCTGGCCGATGCGGCGCGGCTTGAAGACCCCAAGGGCCTCGGGCGAAGGCGGCTGGAGCGCGTCGTCTTGGGCATCTTCGACGACCTGGCACCAAGCCATCTTGCGCCTCTGCTCCGGTTGATGCGAGAGCAATTTCCAGAGGTAGAGGTCAGGACGAGGGTTGTCACATTTGAAGTGCTCGCGGAGGCCCTCCTGGCTGGCGATATCGATTTGGCGCTGACTTACGATCTCGGCCTGGATAGCAGTTTTCAGCGAGAACTCATCGCCCAGGTTTCGCCCCAGGCCTGGCTTCGACCGGACGATCCCTTGGCTATGATCAAGGAGATCAAGCTTGTCGACATAGCTGACCGCCCGCTGATCCTTTCCGATCAGGGCCTGTCCATCCGCCATATGGTCGGTCTGTTTCGGTCGCTCGGGCTGATGCCTCATGTGGCCCACAGGGCTGCCTCGGTCGAGGTGCTGCGCAGTCTGGCGGCAAACGGAGAAGGTGTAGGCATCAGCTACACGAATCCGGCAGGCGCGATCAGCTATGACGGCAAGGAACTGGTGCGGTTGCCGATCGTGGATGCGGAAGCACTAGAACCTATCGTGCTTGTTCATTGCGGACCGCAGCCTGAGCCTTTGCCTGATATCCGATCTGCCGTTCGAGCCGCCGCGTTAGTTGGGACGGGTCGCCCGGATCCAGGCGGCTCTGCCTGA
- a CDS encoding phytanoyl-CoA dioxygenase family protein, whose protein sequence is MPHPLITQDHIDSYRRDGVVLIKGLFRDHVEALRKGVETNMAEPGEYAAENLKAGEGGRFFDDYCNWQRIPEFEHVIRTSAAAEVAADLMQSNAVQVFHDHVLVKEPGTSKPTPWHQDSPYYFVEGEQTVSFWSPLDPVKEASLRCVAGSHLWEKPVLPTRWLSEQNFYPDAEAYMPVPDPDAEGMTVLEWAMEPGDAVAFNYKTLHGARGNESKSRRRAFSLRLLGDDAHYVERPGRTSPPFPGHGMKPGEKLRNDWFPVIFQR, encoded by the coding sequence ATGCCTCATCCGCTCATCACTCAGGACCACATCGACAGTTATCGGCGCGACGGCGTTGTGCTGATCAAGGGGTTGTTTCGCGACCACGTTGAGGCTCTCCGTAAGGGGGTCGAGACCAACATGGCCGAGCCTGGAGAATATGCCGCTGAGAACCTCAAGGCAGGCGAAGGCGGCCGCTTCTTCGATGACTACTGCAACTGGCAGCGCATTCCAGAATTCGAACATGTCATCCGCACGTCGGCCGCAGCCGAAGTCGCCGCCGACCTGATGCAGTCAAACGCTGTGCAGGTCTTCCACGACCATGTACTGGTCAAGGAACCGGGAACGTCGAAGCCAACTCCCTGGCACCAGGATTCTCCCTACTATTTTGTCGAGGGCGAACAGACAGTCAGCTTCTGGTCGCCGCTCGACCCGGTCAAAGAGGCTTCCCTTCGCTGCGTCGCCGGCTCCCACCTTTGGGAGAAGCCGGTACTTCCGACCCGCTGGCTGTCAGAGCAGAACTTCTATCCCGATGCCGAAGCTTACATGCCAGTGCCCGATCCCGATGCCGAAGGCATGACAGTCCTGGAATGGGCCATGGAGCCCGGCGACGCGGTCGCCTTCAACTACAAAACCCTGCATGGTGCCCGCGGCAACGAGAGCAAATCGCGACGCAGGGCCTTCTCGCTGCGGCTTCTCGGCGACGACGCTCACTACGTGGAACGGCCCGGCCGCACGTCTCCGCCATTTCCCGGCCATGGCATGAAGCCCGGCGAGAAGCTGCGCAACGATTGGTTTCCCGTGATCTTCCAACGCTAG
- a CDS encoding ABC transporter ATP-binding protein, translated as MHGPVLKVENLQTRFKSVQRGKFVHAVDDVSIELYPGEIVGLVGESGCGKSTLGRTIVGLEKANSGRVLLDGVDLSTLSGSALRASRRALQYVFQDPYSSLNDRQTVGEAIDEALLIDGVKSQADRDRRTKELLDQVGLAEAVKGRHTRELSGGQRQRVAIARSLAVNPRVLICDEPVSALDLSIRAQVMNLFLRLQKDLGVACLFIAHDLELVRQAASRVYVMYLGKIVEHGPSQELYDHPSHPYSQMLLASVPEADPIAERQRKAPLMIGEVPSPTNPPSGCRFRTRCPMAVGDCAQQVPPAFKLSPGHDAACVFAKDLHRGKRSALREAEANAERVGALIPS; from the coding sequence ATGCACGGGCCTGTTCTGAAAGTCGAAAACCTGCAGACGCGGTTCAAGAGCGTGCAGCGGGGCAAGTTCGTCCATGCCGTCGATGACGTTTCCATCGAACTGTATCCGGGTGAGATTGTTGGTCTGGTCGGCGAATCCGGCTGCGGGAAATCCACGCTGGGGCGCACGATCGTCGGCCTTGAAAAGGCAAACTCTGGTCGCGTCCTTCTCGATGGTGTCGACCTGAGCACGCTTTCCGGCTCGGCGCTGCGCGCCAGCCGCAGGGCACTCCAATACGTGTTCCAGGATCCGTACTCGTCGCTGAACGATCGACAGACGGTCGGCGAGGCCATCGATGAAGCCTTGTTGATCGATGGTGTGAAGTCGCAGGCAGATCGTGATCGGCGGACCAAGGAACTCCTCGATCAAGTCGGCCTCGCTGAAGCGGTCAAGGGTCGCCATACGCGAGAACTGTCAGGCGGTCAGCGCCAGCGTGTCGCCATCGCTCGTTCCCTGGCCGTCAATCCGAGAGTGCTGATCTGCGACGAACCCGTCAGCGCTTTGGACCTGTCGATCCGTGCCCAGGTCATGAATCTGTTCCTTCGGCTGCAGAAGGATTTGGGCGTGGCCTGTCTGTTCATCGCCCACGACCTCGAACTCGTCAGGCAGGCGGCTTCGCGCGTCTATGTCATGTATCTCGGCAAGATTGTCGAGCATGGGCCATCGCAGGAACTCTACGATCATCCAAGCCATCCGTACTCGCAGATGTTGTTGGCTTCGGTTCCCGAGGCTGACCCGATCGCCGAACGGCAGCGCAAGGCTCCGCTGATGATCGGCGAGGTGCCAAGCCCAACCAATCCGCCGTCCGGTTGCAGGTTCCGAACCCGGTGTCCCATGGCCGTCGGCGACTGTGCCCAGCAGGTTCCGCCGGCGTTCAAGCTATCGCCGGGGCATGACGCGGCATGCGTGTTTGCCAAGGATCTCCACCGCGGCAAGCGCTCAGCACTGCGGGAAGCCGAAGCCAATGCTGAACGCGTCGGTGCCCTGATCCCCTCCTGA
- a CDS encoding ABC transporter ATP-binding protein: protein MHDQPLLSVSNLTVDLLTAKSAVRPVDGVSYTVRQGECLAIVGESGSGKTVMNFAPLGLMPMGVTTNLSGSVRFDGRELVGLPEPELRKVRGKSIGFIFQDPMSALNPVRRIGRQIAEMAELHLDMTPRAAEARALELVKLVGISDPAARLRQFPHELSGGLRQRIVIAIALAGEPKLLIADEPTTALDVTVQAQILRLLKDLQQRLNMAMVLITHDMGVVAGAADNIVVMYAARAAERGPVDKVLVTPRHPYTRGLINAIPRREDPIGSEFRGLPGIPPTLGAPIRGCAFAPRCDLAIPACTAARPPLVQSVDSAVVVACPVVNQGKAAA, encoded by the coding sequence ATGCATGACCAACCCCTTCTCAGCGTCAGCAACCTCACGGTCGATCTCCTGACTGCCAAGTCGGCCGTGCGCCCCGTCGACGGGGTCAGCTACACAGTCCGCCAAGGCGAATGCCTCGCCATCGTCGGCGAGAGCGGCAGCGGCAAAACGGTGATGAACTTCGCTCCGCTTGGGCTGATGCCCATGGGGGTGACGACCAATCTATCGGGCTCAGTGCGGTTCGATGGGCGCGAGTTAGTCGGACTTCCCGAGCCTGAGCTCCGCAAGGTCCGCGGCAAGTCCATCGGGTTCATCTTCCAGGACCCGATGAGTGCGCTCAATCCGGTTCGGCGCATCGGGCGCCAGATCGCCGAAATGGCGGAGCTCCACCTCGACATGACCCCGCGCGCTGCAGAGGCGCGGGCACTCGAACTGGTCAAGCTGGTGGGCATCTCGGACCCGGCTGCACGTCTTCGGCAATTCCCGCACGAACTTTCGGGCGGCCTGCGTCAGCGTATCGTGATCGCCATCGCCTTGGCGGGAGAGCCAAAGCTGCTGATTGCCGACGAACCGACGACGGCCCTCGATGTGACCGTGCAGGCCCAGATCCTGCGCCTGCTCAAGGACCTGCAACAGCGGCTCAACATGGCGATGGTTCTGATCACGCATGACATGGGCGTGGTTGCGGGCGCTGCCGACAACATCGTCGTCATGTATGCAGCGAGGGCTGCGGAACGTGGCCCTGTGGACAAGGTTCTGGTCACGCCGCGACACCCCTACACGAGGGGGCTGATCAACGCGATCCCGCGCAGAGAAGACCCGATTGGCTCGGAGTTCCGCGGGCTTCCCGGCATCCCGCCGACGCTCGGAGCGCCCATCAGGGGCTGTGCCTTTGCGCCGCGCTGCGATCTCGCGATCCCAGCATGCACGGCAGCCCGTCCTCCACTCGTGCAGTCAGTCGACAGCGCCGTCGTCGTTGCCTGCCCGGTCGTCAACCAAGGAAAGGCAGCAGCGTGA
- a CDS encoding ABC transporter permease, whose product MELIMTKLKPLFAALNKMPRVALIVIGLFVALGTFAPWLAPQDPSAQNLLAAGEGPSFAHWLGTDHLGRDTLSRLIIAANTSLVSVGSVLIIAMTVGILMGTIAGYHRGWVDDLLMRIVDVGLSIPSLITALAVIGIVGPGYWTMVLALALAWWPMSGRISRGVAVSIMSKPHIEALRVLGASPWRIYFGHLLPGTIGAVMVYATADAGTAALAVATLSFLGLGIQPPTPEWGQMLVDALPYLESDPRQVILPGLALTAAVIGFNTLGEAIALNRIPKPLTRRMLAMRRIEVAGWAKENSDA is encoded by the coding sequence ATGGAGCTGATTATGACCAAACTCAAGCCTCTCTTCGCAGCACTGAACAAGATGCCTCGCGTGGCATTGATCGTCATCGGCCTGTTCGTCGCCCTGGGTACGTTTGCGCCCTGGCTCGCTCCACAGGATCCCAGCGCCCAGAACCTGCTTGCCGCCGGCGAGGGACCAAGCTTCGCCCATTGGCTCGGCACGGACCACCTCGGCCGCGATACACTCAGCCGCCTGATCATCGCCGCCAATACCTCGCTCGTCAGCGTTGGTTCGGTCCTCATCATAGCTATGACGGTCGGCATCCTGATGGGCACGATCGCTGGCTACCACCGGGGTTGGGTCGATGACCTCCTGATGCGTATCGTCGACGTGGGCCTGTCGATCCCGAGCCTGATCACCGCCCTTGCCGTCATCGGCATCGTCGGTCCCGGTTACTGGACTATGGTGCTAGCGCTTGCCTTGGCATGGTGGCCGATGAGCGGCCGCATCAGCCGTGGCGTTGCGGTCAGCATCATGAGCAAGCCGCATATCGAGGCCCTTCGGGTCCTGGGTGCCAGCCCATGGCGCATCTATTTCGGCCACCTGCTGCCCGGTACCATAGGTGCGGTCATGGTGTATGCGACAGCTGATGCGGGAACCGCAGCACTTGCAGTGGCCACGCTGAGCTTCCTCGGCCTCGGCATCCAGCCGCCCACGCCGGAATGGGGGCAGATGCTGGTCGACGCGCTGCCTTATCTCGAATCCGATCCCCGCCAGGTCATCCTGCCGGGCCTGGCACTGACGGCAGCTGTCATCGGCTTCAACACGCTCGGCGAAGCGATTGCACTCAACCGCATACCGAAGCCGCTCACCCGGCGGATGCTCGCCATGCGGCGCATCGAGGTCGCGGGCTGGGCCAAGGAGAATTCCGATGCATGA
- a CDS encoding ABC transporter permease, producing MIHFISKRLKHSLVLLFMASLVCFTLVVSAPGNVAVLIAELRGAVATPGYVEQVAEEIGLNKPLLVRYVDWLGDAVRGDFGISYRTGQAVSADLPKRMFVTGVLVAGSAVIATLLSLLLGFLGAFWPYKLPDRVSRGLALIGASTPTFFVGALMIYGFSVSFQLFPSFGFNGPESWILPWLTVAVLPAAVLSRIVRVGLEEAMTSPYVLTAKSKGLGRTAILFREALPNITPIFINALGTQVGLMTATGIIVEPLFAWQGVGDYFLAGVRFRDFMVVQACLLIFLTFFIVVNLIVDLAVLMTDPRIRRQWS from the coding sequence TTGATCCACTTCATCAGCAAGCGGCTGAAGCATTCCCTGGTCCTGCTCTTCATGGCTTCCCTGGTCTGCTTCACGCTCGTGGTTTCTGCCCCGGGCAATGTCGCCGTCCTGATTGCCGAGCTTCGGGGCGCGGTCGCGACCCCGGGCTACGTCGAACAAGTCGCCGAAGAGATCGGACTGAACAAGCCACTGCTGGTGCGCTATGTGGATTGGCTTGGCGACGCGGTCCGCGGAGATTTCGGCATCTCCTACCGGACGGGCCAGGCTGTCAGCGCAGACCTTCCGAAGCGCATGTTCGTGACTGGAGTCCTTGTCGCCGGCAGCGCGGTAATTGCCACCCTGCTCAGCCTGCTCCTCGGGTTTCTGGGTGCCTTCTGGCCCTACAAACTGCCAGACCGCGTTTCGCGCGGTCTGGCTCTCATCGGCGCGTCGACCCCGACGTTCTTCGTCGGCGCGCTGATGATCTATGGCTTCTCCGTCAGCTTTCAGCTGTTCCCGTCCTTCGGCTTCAACGGCCCCGAAAGCTGGATACTTCCGTGGCTGACGGTCGCGGTCCTGCCGGCAGCGGTGCTGAGCCGCATCGTGCGTGTCGGCCTGGAAGAGGCCATGACCAGCCCGTACGTGCTGACGGCGAAGAGCAAGGGGCTGGGCCGTACGGCCATCCTGTTTCGCGAGGCGTTGCCCAACATCACGCCCATCTTCATCAATGCGCTTGGCACCCAGGTGGGGCTGATGACGGCCACCGGCATCATCGTCGAGCCGCTCTTCGCCTGGCAGGGGGTCGGCGACTACTTTCTCGCCGGCGTGCGCTTCCGCGACTTCATGGTCGTGCAGGCCTGCCTGCTGATCTTCCTCACCTTCTTCATCGTGGTGAACCTGATCGTGGATCTTGCGGTCCTCATGACCGATCCCCGCATCCGGCGCCAATGGAGCTGA
- a CDS encoding ABC transporter substrate-binding protein, producing MSLNRRAFLQASSAAVGLAVAQAALTKIAYAEGAKGTLRVAIAKPAGNLDPQSHFAIWAIQDLMFEPLVKYGKGGKIEPCLATDWKLEDGGKTLKLTLRQGVTFQDGTVFDATSCKWNLDRWMGKDQFSWMNCSKYFQSAEVVDDNHITLRFKEAPLALMQELSYTRPTRFLSPKSVGADGKFVDPVGTGPWRQVSADDTQSVFERYDGYWGDKPSYERLEAKVIPDPRSRVAALRSGEIDLIGGFWVAGLTPVEAKQLDAAGVPVVIDPGNVTLVMAFNPDRAEALKDPLVRKAISTGIDRAAIAKALYLGYARPAGNLFSDALPLAGKQYDAPVRDAAAASALLDKAGWTGGPVRSKEGKPLTLEMVVSPEAIPGARVVAEVIQAELKEIGIDLVIRSVDHASKHTDMLEKKYDLGFFLTYGAPFEPFGTIVGLFLSTFKNDVEGKLVTDPVNLDPLINAAASASEDKVEGELQKFYDWLRDNDAIAPLIYVPTIWAHSKRVQGFSTAPTEYDMPYENIVLAD from the coding sequence ATGTCATTGAATAGGCGTGCGTTTTTGCAGGCATCGTCCGCAGCTGTCGGATTGGCCGTGGCCCAGGCTGCCCTTACCAAGATCGCGTACGCAGAGGGTGCAAAGGGCACTCTGCGCGTGGCGATCGCCAAGCCTGCGGGCAATCTCGATCCGCAGAGCCATTTCGCCATCTGGGCGATCCAGGATCTCATGTTCGAACCGCTGGTGAAATACGGCAAAGGCGGCAAGATCGAACCGTGCCTTGCCACCGACTGGAAGCTCGAGGACGGGGGCAAGACGCTCAAGCTGACACTGCGCCAGGGTGTCACCTTCCAGGACGGCACCGTCTTCGACGCAACGTCCTGCAAGTGGAATCTCGATCGCTGGATGGGGAAGGATCAGTTCAGCTGGATGAACTGCTCCAAGTACTTCCAGTCGGCCGAGGTGGTTGACGACAATCATATCACCCTGCGGTTCAAGGAAGCTCCGCTCGCCTTGATGCAGGAACTCTCCTACACGCGGCCGACCCGCTTCCTGAGCCCCAAGTCAGTCGGTGCCGATGGCAAGTTCGTCGACCCTGTGGGCACCGGACCATGGCGCCAGGTCAGCGCCGACGACACCCAGAGCGTCTTCGAGCGCTACGACGGTTACTGGGGCGACAAGCCGTCCTATGAACGCCTAGAGGCAAAGGTCATTCCCGATCCGCGCTCGCGTGTCGCGGCCTTGCGCTCCGGCGAAATCGACCTGATTGGCGGCTTCTGGGTTGCGGGCCTGACACCCGTGGAAGCCAAGCAGCTCGATGCGGCCGGCGTGCCTGTCGTCATCGATCCCGGCAATGTCACGCTGGTGATGGCCTTCAATCCCGACCGGGCGGAAGCCCTCAAGGACCCGCTGGTGCGCAAGGCCATCAGCACCGGTATCGACCGTGCCGCCATCGCCAAGGCCCTATACCTCGGCTACGCCAGGCCGGCCGGCAACCTGTTCTCCGACGCACTTCCCTTGGCGGGCAAACAGTATGACGCTCCGGTCCGCGATGCGGCCGCGGCTTCCGCACTGCTCGATAAAGCCGGCTGGACCGGTGGTCCTGTCCGCTCCAAGGAAGGCAAGCCGCTGACCTTGGAAATGGTCGTCAGCCCGGAAGCCATTCCCGGCGCGCGGGTGGTGGCTGAGGTCATCCAGGCTGAACTCAAGGAGATCGGCATCGACCTGGTTATCCGTTCGGTCGACCATGCCTCGAAGCACACCGACATGCTCGAGAAGAAGTACGATCTCGGCTTCTTCCTCACCTACGGTGCTCCCTTCGAGCCGTTCGGCACCATCGTCGGCCTCTTCCTGTCGACGTTCAAGAACGACGTTGAAGGCAAGCTGGTAACCGATCCGGTCAATCTCGATCCGCTGATCAATGCTGCCGCATCGGCTTCGGAGGACAAGGTCGAAGGCGAACTGCAGAAATTCTACGACTGGCTGCGGGACAACGACGCGATCGCGCCGCTGATCTACGTCCCGACTATCTGGGCCCACTCCAAGCGGGTTCAGGGCTTCAGCACTGCGCCCACGGAATACGACATGCCGTACGAAAACATCGTGCTGGCCGACTAG
- a CDS encoding aspartate/glutamate racemase family protein: MQIKLINPNTTASMTELMGSAARAVAAQGTEIVLATSRSGAVSIEGHYDEALSVLGTIDQILEGNPADAYVIGCFGDPGLLAAREITAAPVLGIAECAMHAATFVATSFSIVTTLERTRIISEQLVRNYGMERHCRRVRATDVAVLDLEEPESCARAIILGECEEALRTDKSEAIVLGCAGMADLAKYLEERLGVPVIDGVAASVKFAEALVGMRLRTSKIGDLAYPLPKPYLGKLSAYAPARLFPATAPQQTERLAILG; the protein is encoded by the coding sequence ATGCAGATCAAGCTGATCAATCCGAACACCACGGCATCGATGACAGAACTCATGGGTTCGGCAGCGAGAGCGGTTGCAGCACAGGGCACGGAGATAGTTCTCGCGACATCCAGATCAGGCGCTGTGTCGATTGAAGGACATTATGACGAGGCGCTGAGCGTTCTCGGCACGATCGATCAAATACTGGAGGGGAACCCCGCCGATGCCTATGTGATCGGCTGCTTCGGCGACCCTGGGCTGCTCGCGGCACGAGAGATCACGGCGGCACCGGTCCTTGGCATCGCCGAGTGCGCAATGCATGCCGCGACCTTCGTCGCCACGAGTTTTTCGATCGTCACCACGCTTGAAAGGACCCGAATAATCTCGGAGCAGCTGGTGCGAAACTACGGCATGGAACGCCATTGTCGCCGGGTCAGGGCTACCGATGTAGCAGTCCTCGATCTCGAGGAGCCGGAATCCTGCGCCCGCGCCATCATCCTGGGCGAGTGTGAAGAGGCCCTTCGCACCGACAAGTCGGAAGCCATCGTCCTTGGCTGTGCCGGCATGGCGGACCTGGCGAAATATCTCGAAGAGCGTCTTGGCGTACCCGTCATCGACGGCGTTGCCGCATCGGTGAAGTTCGCAGAAGCCCTCGTCGGCATGAGGCTTCGCACATCCAAGATCGGCGACCTCGCCTATCCGTTGCCGAAGCCATACCTGGGCAAGCTCTCGGCCTATGCTCCAGCCCGGCTGTTTCCGGCCACCGCCCCGCAACAGACAGAACGCCTCGCGATTTTAGGATAG
- a CDS encoding flavin reductase family protein, which produces MDFDFAELPEQHRYRLLSNFVGPRPIALVTTVDEHGCNNAAPMSFFNVFSHEPPLLILGMQSRPDGTAKDTVANIRRSGEFVVHMVDMAIAREMIITGINFASDVDEIEFAGLTSVAAVKVAAPRIAESPCAMECRVSQILDYGRRIIVIGEVIQMYVRDECLDERGRYVRPEAYQPIARLHADNYIVADNQFVLKKPVDLQHHEFEPAPQDPRKHP; this is translated from the coding sequence ATGGATTTCGATTTCGCCGAACTTCCGGAGCAGCACCGCTACCGCCTGCTCAGCAACTTCGTCGGCCCGCGCCCGATCGCACTCGTGACGACGGTCGACGAGCACGGCTGTAACAATGCCGCCCCGATGAGCTTCTTCAACGTGTTCTCGCACGAACCACCGCTGCTGATCCTTGGCATGCAGTCCCGTCCTGACGGGACTGCCAAGGACACGGTCGCCAACATCAGGCGTTCGGGAGAGTTCGTGGTCCATATGGTCGACATGGCCATTGCCAGGGAGATGATCATCACAGGCATCAACTTCGCGAGCGACGTGGATGAGATCGAGTTCGCCGGACTGACAAGCGTAGCCGCAGTCAAGGTCGCCGCCCCCCGCATCGCCGAGTCGCCCTGCGCCATGGAATGCAGGGTGTCCCAAATCCTCGACTACGGCCGCCGCATCATTGTCATCGGCGAAGTCATTCAGATGTATGTGCGCGACGAATGCCTGGACGAACGAGGCCGCTATGTGCGGCCCGAGGCCTATCAGCCGATCGCCCGCCTGCATGCCGACAACTACATCGTCGCTGACAATCAGTTTGTGTTGAAGAAGCCCGTCGACCTGCAGCATCACGAATTTGAGCCAGCACCTCAAGATCCGCGGAAGCATCCGTAG
- a CDS encoding SIMPL domain-containing protein, with the protein MNRKYMAALLAATLALPAAVAHADNQPSPRIIVMGEGQATVAPDLALLSLSVMREAKTAREALDANNDAMAAVIAAMKAASIAERDLQTSGIQISPRYNYTNKPDGTQTAELIGYQVTNTLAVRVRDVAKTGEVLDKAVSLGVNQGGGITFTNDNPSKTITEARKLAVADAIDKAKVLAEAAGVSLGRVVEITDQSYAPPPMPIEAKAFDRAAGAAAPVQAGENAYRVQVNVTFEMKN; encoded by the coding sequence ATGAATCGCAAATACATGGCAGCACTGCTTGCCGCAACGCTCGCGCTTCCGGCAGCTGTCGCCCATGCCGACAACCAGCCCTCGCCGCGCATCATCGTGATGGGCGAAGGCCAGGCCACCGTGGCCCCCGACCTGGCGCTGCTGTCGCTGTCGGTGATGCGCGAGGCCAAGACCGCCCGGGAAGCGCTCGACGCCAACAACGACGCCATGGCCGCGGTCATCGCCGCAATGAAGGCGGCAAGCATCGCTGAACGCGACCTGCAGACCTCGGGCATCCAGATCTCGCCGCGCTACAACTACACCAACAAGCCCGACGGCACCCAGACCGCCGAACTGATCGGCTACCAGGTCACCAACACGCTCGCCGTGCGCGTCCGCGACGTCGCCAAGACAGGCGAAGTGCTCGACAAGGCCGTGTCGCTCGGCGTCAACCAGGGCGGCGGCATCACCTTCACCAACGACAATCCGTCCAAGACCATCACCGAGGCGCGCAAGCTTGCGGTTGCCGACGCCATCGACAAGGCCAAGGTCCTGGCCGAAGCCGCCGGCGTCAGCCTCGGCCGCGTCGTCGAGATCACCGACCAGTCCTATGCGCCGCCGCCGATGCCGATCGAAGCCAAGGCCTTCGACCGCGCAGCCGGTGCGGCAGCCCCTGTTCAGGCCGGCGAGAACGCCTACCGCGTGCAGGTCAACGTCACCTTCGAAATGAAGAACTGA